A portion of the Fusobacterium nucleatum genome contains these proteins:
- a CDS encoding ABC transporter ATP-binding protein: MDNREVLLEVKNVSKIYGDLHALKEVNFQVRKGEWVAIMGSSGSGKSTIMNIIGCMDKPSIGEVILDGQDITKESQNSLTKIRREKIGLIFQQFHLIPYLTALENVMVAQYYHSIPDEEEALQALERVGLKDRAKHLPSQLSGGEQQRVCIARALINSPEIILADEPTGNLDEVNEKIVIEILKQLHKEGSTIVVVTHDLEVGDVAERKIILEYGKIIDIIDQK, from the coding sequence ATGGATAATCGTGAAGTTTTATTGGAAGTAAAAAATGTGTCTAAAATATATGGAGATTTACATGCTTTAAAAGAAGTTAATTTTCAAGTAAGAAAAGGTGAATGGGTTGCAATAATGGGTTCATCTGGTTCGGGAAAATCAACTATAATGAATATTATAGGTTGTATGGATAAACCAAGTATTGGTGAAGTTATTTTAGATGGACAGGATATTACAAAAGAAAGTCAAAATTCTTTAACAAAAATAAGAAGAGAAAAAATTGGATTAATATTTCAACAATTCCATTTAATTCCTTATTTAACTGCTCTTGAAAATGTAATGGTTGCTCAGTATTATCATAGTATACCAGATGAAGAAGAAGCATTACAGGCACTTGAAAGAGTTGGACTTAAAGATAGAGCAAAACATTTACCTAGTCAATTATCTGGTGGAGAACAACAAAGAGTATGTATAGCAAGAGCTTTAATCAATAGCCCTGAAATAATACTTGCAGATGAGCCAACAGGAAACCTTGATGAAGTAAATGAAAAAATTGTTATAGAAATATTAAAACAACTTCATAAAGAAGGTTCAACAATTGTTGTTGTAACACATGATTTAGAAGTTGGAGATGTGGCAGAGAGAAAAATAATATTAGAATATGGTAAAATAATAGATATTATAGATCAAAAATAA
- a CDS encoding IS110-like element ISFnu4 family transposase — MFLLGIDIAKLNHVASCIDSSTNEIVFSNFKFKNDFKGFSTLLDKIKTFDTKNLIIGLESTSHYGENLINFLFKQHFKVALINPLQTSHLRKANIRDAKNDNLDSLNIAKSLIFAKLNFISEKNINCFSLKKLTRFRSSLIKQRSKAKIQLTSLLDLLFPELQYLFKSKIHSKAIYSLLKKYPSTEEIAALKDDEISNLLYASSKGHFKKEKSIELKSLAKTTVGIKDTSISLHVIQLIELIELYDKQIKDIVTKIADTVDKLDTKLLSVPGISIIACAIILGETNNFNNFSDSTKLLAFAGLDPKIRQSGNFNASSCRMSKKGSPYLRYALIFTAWNIVRHSEKFNKYYCLKRSQGKSHYNSLGHVAHKLVRVIFTLIKKNIVYQEENLE, encoded by the coding sequence ATGTTTTTACTAGGTATTGATATTGCTAAACTTAACCATGTTGCTTCTTGTATTGATTCTTCCACTAATGAAATTGTTTTTTCTAATTTTAAATTCAAAAATGATTTTAAAGGTTTTAGTACTCTTTTAGATAAAATCAAAACTTTTGATACTAAAAATCTTATTATTGGCTTAGAATCAACTTCTCATTATGGAGAAAATCTTATCAATTTTTTATTTAAACAACATTTTAAAGTTGCGCTTATTAATCCATTGCAAACTTCACATCTAAGAAAAGCCAACATTAGAGATGCTAAAAATGATAATTTAGACTCTCTTAATATTGCTAAATCTTTAATTTTTGCTAAACTTAACTTTATTTCTGAGAAAAATATTAACTGTTTCTCTCTAAAAAAACTTACTAGGTTTAGAAGTAGCTTAATTAAACAAAGAAGTAAAGCTAAAATTCAGTTAACATCTTTACTTGATTTACTTTTTCCAGAATTACAATATCTTTTTAAAAGTAAAATTCACAGCAAAGCTATTTACTCTCTTCTTAAAAAATATCCTTCAACAGAGGAGATAGCAGCCCTAAAAGATGATGAAATTTCTAATCTTTTATATGCTTCTTCAAAAGGACATTTCAAAAAAGAAAAGTCCATTGAGCTTAAGAGTCTTGCTAAAACCACTGTTGGAATTAAAGATACTTCAATATCATTACATGTAATTCAGTTAATAGAATTAATTGAATTATATGATAAACAAATTAAAGATATTGTAACTAAAATAGCTGATACAGTTGATAAATTAGATACAAAATTATTATCAGTTCCTGGAATAAGTATTATTGCTTGTGCAATAATATTAGGAGAAACAAATAACTTCAATAATTTTTCTGATTCTACAAAATTACTTGCGTTTGCTGGTCTTGATCCTAAGATAAGACAATCAGGTAATTTTAATGCTTCATCTTGTAGAATGTCTAAAAAAGGTTCTCCATATTTAAGATATGCTTTAATTTTTACTGCTTGGAACATTGTTAGACATTCAGAAAAGTTTAACAAATACTATTGTTTAAAACGCTCACAAGGCAAATCCCATTACAATAGTCTTGGACATGTTGCGCATAAACTAGTGAGAGTTATATTTACACTGATAAAGAAAAATATTGTTTATCAGGAAGAAAATTTAGAATAG
- a CDS encoding putative quinol monooxygenase, whose product MFKKLLLVLGILTSVSMYAVPILNVYDFEVKKDKETSYKSATEDYVNKTMGVEQGVLGLFAATDERDKTTSYIVEIYNDYLAFSNHTKNQASKDFKAVIPQIAEGNLNSAEIDVQIAKDKKIEQNDNTFAVYTVIDVKPENDKEFAEIIKNIVETTFNEEGTLLVYLGTDRRNFNKWCLFEVYKDIDSYLNHRSAKYFKDYITQTKDMIAGKKRAELQVLKIENKGGLDYKKLY is encoded by the coding sequence ATGTTTAAAAAATTATTATTAGTTCTAGGCATACTTACATCAGTTAGTATGTATGCAGTACCAATATTAAATGTTTATGATTTTGAAGTAAAAAAAGATAAAGAGACTTCATATAAAAGTGCAACAGAAGATTATGTTAATAAAACTATGGGAGTAGAACAAGGAGTTTTAGGACTATTTGCCGCAACAGATGAAAGAGATAAAACAACTTCTTATATAGTTGAAATATATAATGATTACCTAGCTTTTTCTAATCATACTAAAAATCAGGCTAGTAAAGATTTTAAAGCAGTAATCCCTCAAATTGCAGAAGGAAATTTAAATAGTGCAGAAATAGATGTACAAATAGCAAAGGATAAGAAAATTGAACAAAATGATAATACTTTTGCAGTATATACAGTAATTGATGTAAAACCTGAAAATGATAAAGAATTTGCTGAAATTATTAAAAATATAGTAGAAACTACTTTTAATGAAGAAGGGACTTTACTTGTTTATTTAGGAACTGATAGAAGAAATTTTAATAAATGGTGTCTTTTTGAAGTCTATAAGGATATTGATTCATATTTAAATCATAGAAGTGCTAAATATTTTAAAGATTATATAACACAAACAAAAGATATGATAGCTGGTAAAAAAAGAGCTGAATTACAAGTTTTAAAAATAGAAAACAAAGGTGGTTTAGACTATAAAAAGTTATATTAA
- a CDS encoding enhanced serine sensitivity protein SseB — MININEATNNQKLKELLKKMYEDNNPRLENEVLEEIIMKVNFLSYINSDQNNTETDFENINFNVLTTDDNKIYLPAFTDLEELAKWGIPSNMDTITLNFDNYVEIILENENIEGLVINPFGDLYILSKEWLRELKDMKKDRLKVNEVRIEANSKILISEPKHLPTMMIETIKNCCDNLGNIKKAWLLEMITEKDKSWLLILDFEGDKNYIFSKISQAARNYLGNMYLDMLPYEDDFARNSVQNHKAFYTKNK, encoded by the coding sequence ATGATTAATATAAATGAAGCAACAAATAACCAAAAATTGAAAGAACTATTAAAAAAAATGTATGAAGATAATAACCCAAGATTAGAAAATGAAGTTTTGGAAGAAATCATTATGAAAGTTAATTTTTTAAGTTATATCAATTCAGATCAAAATAATACTGAAACAGATTTTGAAAATATAAATTTTAATGTCTTAACTACTGATGATAATAAAATTTATCTCCCTGCTTTTACAGATTTAGAAGAATTAGCTAAATGGGGTATTCCTTCAAATATGGATACAATTACTTTAAATTTTGATAATTATGTAGAAATAATTTTAGAAAATGAAAATATAGAAGGTTTAGTTATTAATCCTTTTGGAGATTTATATATACTCTCAAAAGAATGGCTAAGGGAATTAAAAGATATGAAAAAAGATAGATTGAAAGTAAATGAAGTTAGAATTGAGGCTAATTCAAAAATATTAATCTCTGAACCTAAACACCTCCCAACTATGATGATAGAAACTATAAAAAATTGTTGTGATAACTTAGGAAATATTAAAAAAGCTTGGCTTCTTGAAATGATAACTGAAAAAGATAAAAGTTGGCTTTTGATTTTAGATTTTGAAGGAGATAAAAACTATATTTTCTCAAAAATAAGTCAGGCTGCAAGAAACTACCTTGGAAATATGTATTTGGATATGTTACCTTATGAAGATGATTTTGCAAGAAATTCTGTACAAAATCATAAAGCATTTTACACTAAAAATAAATAA
- a CDS encoding SMI1/KNR4 family protein — MNIAEKYIEELKKAYYKNDGKEYWDKFEKIKIGATEENIKKIKEEFPETPDSLIELLKIVDGTYHREYQGEKITFYFLGSDVMGYPYYLLSSSQILENKKDGYCLFGGYIDGVYEDVEVDEKITDDSEKIKWLHFSDCMNNGGTSQLFIDFLPSEKGVKGQIVRYLHDPDEIEVIADSFDEYLEKLMEHDLDFISKDTIY, encoded by the coding sequence ATGAATATAGCTGAAAAATATATAGAAGAATTGAAAAAAGCTTATTATAAAAATGATGGAAAAGAATATTGGGATAAATTTGAAAAGATTAAAATAGGAGCAACAGAGGAAAATATTAAGAAAATAAAAGAAGAATTTCCTGAAACACCTGATTCTTTAATTGAACTTTTAAAAATTGTAGATGGAACATACCATAGAGAATATCAAGGAGAAAAAATAACTTTTTATTTCTTAGGTTCAGATGTAATGGGATATCCATATTATTTATTATCTTCAAGTCAAATTTTAGAAAATAAAAAAGATGGTTATTGTCTTTTTGGAGGCTATATAGATGGAGTGTATGAAGATGTAGAAGTAGATGAAAAAATAACTGATGATTCTGAAAAAATAAAATGGCTACATTTTTCTGATTGTATGAATAATGGAGGGACATCTCAATTATTCATAGATTTTTTGCCTTCAGAAAAGGGAGTAAAGGGGCAAATAGTTAGATATCTTCATGACCCTGATGAAATTGAAGTTATAGCAGATAGTTTTGATGAATATTTAGAAAAACTTATGGAACATGACTTAGATTTTATAAGTAAAGATACAATATATTAA
- a CDS encoding ABC transporter permease, whose translation MFWRMVRGTLFRQKSKMLMIAFTVALGVSLATAMMNVMLGVGDKVNKELKTYGANITVMHKDASILDDLYGLSGEGVSNKFLSESEVPKIKQIFWGFAIVDFAPYLERTGEVEEVSNKVKIYGTWFEKHLVMPTGEEVDAGIKNLKTWWEIKGEWLKDDDLEGVMIGSLIAGKYNIKIGDSINIKGTNETKKLTVRGIINSGGDDDEAIYTVLKTTQDLFDLEDKITMIEVSALTTPDNDLAKKAAQDPNSLTISEYETWYCTAYVSSISYQIQEVLTDSVAKPNRQVAESEGTILNKTELLMLLICILSSFASALGISNLITASVIERSQEIGLIKAIGGTNRRIILLILTEIVLTGIFGGIFGYIAGIGFTQIIGKTVFSSYIEPAVIVVPIDIALVFAVTIIGSIPAIRYLLTLKPTEVLHGR comes from the coding sequence ATGTTTTGGAGAATGGTAAGAGGAACATTATTTAGACAGAAAAGTAAAATGTTAATGATAGCATTTACAGTGGCATTGGGAGTATCTCTTGCAACAGCTATGATGAATGTTATGCTTGGGGTTGGAGATAAAGTTAATAAGGAATTAAAGACTTATGGTGCTAATATTACTGTAATGCATAAAGATGCTTCTATACTTGATGATTTATATGGTTTAAGTGGAGAAGGAGTATCTAATAAATTTTTATCAGAATCAGAAGTACCAAAGATAAAACAAATATTTTGGGGCTTTGCAATAGTTGATTTTGCTCCGTATCTAGAAAGAACAGGAGAAGTAGAAGAAGTATCTAATAAAGTAAAAATTTATGGAACTTGGTTTGAAAAACATCTTGTTATGCCAACAGGTGAAGAAGTTGATGCAGGAATTAAAAACTTAAAAACTTGGTGGGAAATTAAAGGTGAATGGCTAAAAGATGATGACTTAGAAGGAGTTATGATAGGTAGTCTTATAGCAGGAAAATATAATATTAAAATTGGAGATTCAATAAATATTAAGGGCACAAATGAAACTAAAAAACTTACTGTAAGAGGAATAATAAATTCTGGTGGAGATGATGATGAGGCTATATATACAGTTTTAAAAACTACACAAGATTTATTTGATTTGGAAGATAAGATAACTATGATAGAAGTTTCTGCTTTGACAACACCTGATAATGATTTGGCTAAGAAAGCTGCACAAGACCCTAATAGTTTAACTATTTCTGAATATGAAACTTGGTACTGTACTGCCTATGTTAGCTCAATAAGTTATCAAATACAAGAAGTTCTAACTGACAGTGTGGCTAAACCTAATAGACAGGTTGCAGAATCAGAAGGAACAATTTTAAATAAGACTGAACTTTTAATGTTATTAATTTGTATTTTAAGTTCTTTTGCTTCAGCTCTTGGAATTTCTAACTTAATAACAGCTTCTGTTATTGAAAGAAGTCAAGAAATTGGTTTAATCAAAGCAATAGGTGGAACAAATAGAAGAATTATTTTACTTATATTGACTGAGATAGTTCTAACAGGAATATTTGGTGGAATATTTGGATATATAGCTGGAATAGGATTTACACAAATAATTGGAAAAACAGTATTCTCATCATATATTGAGCCAGCAGTTATAGTTGTTCCAATAGATATTGCTCTTGTATTCGCAGTTACAATAATAGGAAGTATTCCTGCAATCAGATACTTGCTAACTTTAAAGCCAACAGAAGTATTACATGGAAGATAG
- a CDS encoding FMN-binding protein, with product MKKYLLVGMIVALSLLTACGKKDFSKMTFNDGEYQGHYESDDKDHKDSADVTITIQDGKIVACTAEFRDGKGNIKGDDYAKDAGEDKYMKAQIAVQGFSTYADKLVEVQDPNEVDAVSGATVSNKEFKEAVWNALEKAKK from the coding sequence ATGAAAAAATATTTATTAGTTGGAATGATTGTAGCATTATCTTTATTAACAGCTTGTGGGAAAAAAGATTTCTCTAAGATGACATTTAATGATGGAGAATATCAAGGGCACTATGAATCAGATGATAAAGACCATAAAGATTCTGCTGATGTTACTATTACAATACAAGATGGTAAGATTGTAGCTTGTACTGCTGAATTTAGAGATGGAAAAGGAAATATAAAAGGTGATGACTATGCAAAAGATGCTGGTGAAGATAAGTATATGAAAGCTCAAATAGCTGTTCAAGGTTTTTCAACTTATGCTGATAAATTAGTCGAAGTACAAGATCCAAATGAAGTTGATGCAGTATCTGGAGCAACTGTTTCCAATAAAGAATTTAAAGAAGCAGTATGGAATGCATTAGAAAAGGCTAAGAAATAA
- a CDS encoding Fe-S-containing protein, which translates to MLKFYIDVINYLAIFAFLLGIITALLIKYKNLYLNIVVGLISLVGLACSITMTVFKQLYPQKMVKISLQYNRWALAIGMGFMLIALLFQFLKTLKEKGRSKLCILSIISISFSMIAIWFLAFTIIPQVYAMTKEFVAFGEDSFGTQSLLRVGGFLLGLLTIFLIALSVQKVYFRLKSSLAKIFALLIYLIASFDFFLRGVSALARLRFLKSSNSLVFNVMVFEDKSTAYIVILFTIVACIFSLLLFKDSRKVIGTFKNNALLRLEKARLKNNKHWLSSLAFFSILSVFSITVVHSHITKPVALTPPQPYQEEGNMIVIPLTDVEDGHLHRFSYIATGGNNVRFIVVKKPKGGSYGLGLDACDICGVAGYFERNDEIVCKRCDVVMNKSTIGFKGGCNPVPFEYEIKNKKIYIDKATLEKEKDRFPVGD; encoded by the coding sequence ATGTTAAAGTTTTACATAGATGTAATAAATTATCTTGCAATCTTTGCATTTCTTTTAGGAATTATTACAGCACTATTGATAAAATATAAAAATTTATATTTGAATATAGTTGTTGGATTAATTTCATTAGTTGGGCTAGCTTGTTCAATTACAATGACTGTATTTAAACAGCTGTATCCACAGAAAATGGTAAAGATATCACTGCAATATAATAGGTGGGCATTGGCAATTGGAATGGGATTTATGCTGATAGCTTTATTATTTCAATTTTTAAAAACTTTAAAAGAGAAGGGTAGAAGTAAACTTTGTATTCTATCAATTATAAGTATTAGCTTTTCTATGATAGCTATATGGTTTTTAGCTTTTACAATAATTCCACAGGTATATGCAATGACAAAAGAGTTTGTTGCCTTTGGAGAAGATTCTTTTGGAACACAATCTCTACTTAGAGTAGGTGGATTTTTATTAGGACTTTTAACAATTTTCTTAATAGCCCTATCAGTTCAAAAAGTATATTTTCGTTTAAAATCTAGTTTAGCAAAAATATTTGCATTGCTTATTTACTTAATCGCAAGTTTTGATTTCTTTTTAAGAGGAGTTTCAGCACTTGCAAGATTAAGATTTTTAAAATCAAGTAATTCTCTGGTATTTAATGTAATGGTTTTTGAAGATAAAAGTACAGCATATATAGTAATTTTATTTACAATAGTAGCCTGTATTTTTTCATTATTATTATTTAAAGATAGTAGGAAAGTTATTGGAACATTTAAAAATAATGCTTTATTAAGATTAGAAAAAGCTAGACTTAAAAATAATAAACATTGGCTTTCAAGTTTAGCATTTTTCTCAATATTATCTGTGTTTTCAATAACTGTAGTTCATAGCCATATAACAAAACCAGTGGCATTGACTCCACCTCAACCTTATCAAGAGGAAGGAAATATGATAGTAATTCCTTTAACCGATGTTGAAGATGGTCACTTACATAGATTTTCATATATTGCAACAGGGGGAAATAATGTTAGATTTATAGTTGTTAAGAAGCCAAAAGGTGGAAGTTATGGTTTGGGACTTGATGCTTGTGATATATGTGGAGTAGCTGGATATTTTGAAAGAAATGATGAAATTGTCTGCAAGCGTTGTGATGTTGTAATGAATAAATCAACAATTGGTTTCAAGGGTGGATGTAATCCAGTACCATTTGAATATGAGATTAAAAATAAAAAAATATATATAGATAAAGCGACTTTAGAAAAAGAAAAAGATCGTTTTCCAGTAGGTGATTGA
- a CDS encoding ABC transporter permease produces the protein MTKRQMYIKLVVSSLIRRKARMIVALLAVAIGATIMSGLVTIYYDIPRQLGKEFRSYGANFVVLPSGNEKITDTEFDKIKNEMSTQKIVGMAPYRYETTKINQQPYILTGTDMIEVKKNSPFWYIEGEWSTNDDENNVMIGKEISKKLNLQVGETFIIEGPKAGAKVVASKQSDSAEESKKKDLNSDFYSKKLKVKGIITTGGAEESFIFLPISLLNEILEDDTKIDSIECSIEADSKQLDNLANKLKTADENITARPIKRVTQSQDIVLGKLQALVLLVNIVVLILTMISVSTTMMAVVAERRKEIGLKKALGAYDSEIRKEFLGEGSALGFIGGLLGVGLGFVFAQEVSLSVFGRAIEFQWLFAPITIIVSMIITTLACLYPVKKAMEIEPALVLKGE, from the coding sequence ATGACTAAAAGACAAATGTATATAAAACTGGTTGTAAGTTCTCTTATCAGAAGAAAGGCAAGAATGATAGTTGCTTTACTTGCTGTGGCAATAGGAGCTACAATAATGTCAGGACTTGTAACTATATATTATGATATTCCTAGACAGTTAGGAAAAGAATTTAGGTCTTATGGTGCAAACTTTGTTGTATTACCATCAGGAAATGAAAAAATAACTGATACTGAGTTTGATAAAATAAAAAATGAAATGTCAACACAAAAAATTGTGGGAATGGCTCCATATAGATATGAAACAACTAAAATCAATCAGCAACCATATATTTTAACTGGGACTGATATGATAGAAGTTAAAAAGAATAGTCCATTCTGGTATATTGAAGGTGAATGGTCTACAAATGATGATGAAAATAATGTAATGATAGGTAAAGAAATTTCTAAAAAATTAAATTTACAAGTTGGAGAAACTTTTATTATTGAAGGACCAAAAGCAGGTGCAAAAGTTGTTGCTTCTAAGCAGTCTGACAGTGCAGAAGAAAGTAAGAAGAAAGATTTGAACTCTGATTTTTATTCTAAAAAATTAAAAGTAAAAGGAATAATTACAACAGGTGGAGCAGAAGAATCTTTTATATTCTTGCCTATATCACTTTTAAATGAAATTTTAGAAGATGATACTAAAATAGATAGTATTGAATGTTCAATAGAAGCAGATTCAAAACAATTAGATAATTTAGCAAATAAATTAAAAACTGCTGATGAAAATATCACAGCTAGACCTATAAAGAGAGTTACACAATCTCAAGATATAGTTTTAGGAAAATTACAAGCTCTTGTATTGCTTGTTAATATAGTTGTATTGATACTTACAATGATTTCTGTTAGTACAACAATGATGGCAGTTGTAGCAGAAAGAAGGAAGGAAATAGGACTTAAAAAAGCTCTTGGGGCTTATGATAGTGAAATCAGAAAAGAATTTTTAGGAGAAGGTTCAGCTCTTGGGTTTATAGGTGGACTATTAGGAGTTGGATTAGGATTTGTATTTGCACAAGAAGTTAGTTTAAGTGTATTTGGTAGGGCAATAGAATTTCAATGGTTATTTGCTCCTATAACTATTATTGTGTCTATGATTATAACAACTTTGGCTTGTCTATATCCTGTTAAAAAGGCAATGGAAATTGAGCCAGCATTGGTATTAAAAGGAGAGTAG
- a CDS encoding ABC transporter ATP-binding protein produces MLEIKNISKAYNRQGKDFFAVKDVDLNILDGDFVHIIGRSGSGKSTLLNIVAGLLSADKGTLLLDGTNYLELNDEEKSKFRNKNIGFIPQSPALLGYLNILENIRLPYDMYEKDGDSEGKARYFLNELGLEHLAKSYPKELSGGELRRIIIARALMTDPKILIADEPTSDLDIEATKEVMDLLKKINEKGTTILIVTHELDTLKYGKKVYTMSEGVLTEGKNL; encoded by the coding sequence ATGTTAGAAATAAAAAATATATCTAAGGCTTATAATAGACAAGGTAAAGATTTTTTTGCAGTTAAAGATGTAGACTTAAATATTTTAGATGGAGATTTTGTTCATATAATTGGAAGAAGTGGAAGTGGAAAATCAACTCTATTAAATATAGTTGCTGGACTTTTATCAGCAGATAAGGGAACTTTATTGTTAGATGGAACTAATTATTTAGAATTAAATGATGAAGAAAAGTCAAAATTTAGAAATAAAAATATTGGTTTTATCCCTCAATCACCAGCACTTTTAGGATATTTGAATATTTTAGAAAACATTAGACTTCCTTATGATATGTATGAAAAAGATGGGGATTCAGAAGGGAAAGCTAGATATTTCTTAAATGAATTAGGTTTGGAACATTTAGCAAAATCTTATCCAAAAGAGTTATCAGGAGGAGAGTTAAGAAGAATTATAATAGCTAGAGCCTTGATGACAGATCCTAAAATACTTATTGCAGATGAACCAACATCTGATTTGGATATAGAAGCAACTAAGGAAGTTATGGATTTATTAAAAAAGATTAATGAAAAGGGAACTACTATTTTAATAGTAACTCATGAATTAGATACTCTAAAATATGGTAAGAAAGTTTATACTATGTCAGAAGGAGTATTGACAGAAGGAAAGAATTTGTAA
- a CDS encoding ABC transporter permease — MSKRIDANSLAMENIRQRKTRSTCMILLVALFSLIVYMGSMFSLSLSRGLESLSDRLGADVIVVPAGYKAEIESVLLKGEPSTFYLPADTIEKLEKFGEIEKMTPQIYVATLSASCCSYPVQIIGIDIDTDFLIYPWITHNIDKELKDGEAIVGSHVVGEKGETVHFFNEELKIVGRLKQTGIGFDATVFVNQNTAKQLAKASERITANKVAEEDVISSVMIKAKPGVDSVKLASKISKELSKEGIFAMFSKKFVNSISSNLKVLSTSILVLVGAIWILSIVVLSISFTAVFNERKKEMAVLRVLGASKKMLREIILKEAVILSLWGAGIGSFLGVILSIIQLPLLASKFSMPFLSPSLFQYIGIFILSFVLGVFIGPLSTVRVVKKLTDKDSYLSLREEM, encoded by the coding sequence ATGAGTAAAAGAATAGATGCTAATAGCTTAGCAATGGAAAATATAAGACAGAGAAAAACTAGAAGCACCTGTATGATATTATTAGTTGCATTATTTAGCCTTATAGTATATATGGGGTCTATGTTCTCACTTAGCTTAAGTAGAGGTTTAGAAAGTTTATCAGATAGACTAGGAGCGGATGTTATAGTTGTTCCAGCAGGGTATAAAGCAGAAATTGAGAGTGTTCTTCTAAAAGGAGAACCCTCAACTTTTTACTTGCCAGCAGATACTATTGAGAAATTAGAAAAGTTTGGTGAAATTGAAAAAATGACACCACAAATATATGTGGCAACACTTTCAGCCTCTTGTTGTTCTTATCCTGTTCAAATAATAGGAATAGACATAGATACAGATTTTTTAATTTATCCTTGGATAACTCATAATATTGATAAAGAATTAAAGGATGGAGAAGCTATTGTAGGTAGTCATGTTGTTGGAGAGAAAGGAGAAACAGTTCATTTCTTCAATGAAGAATTGAAAATTGTTGGAAGATTGAAACAAACAGGAATAGGTTTTGATGCAACAGTTTTTGTAAATCAAAATACTGCAAAACAATTAGCAAAGGCTTCTGAAAGAATAACTGCTAATAAAGTTGCAGAAGAAGATGTAATTTCATCTGTTATGATAAAAGCAAAGCCAGGAGTAGATTCTGTAAAACTAGCTTCAAAAATATCTAAGGAATTATCAAAAGAGGGTATTTTTGCAATGTTTAGTAAAAAATTTGTAAATTCTATATCTTCTAATTTAAAAGTATTATCTACAAGTATTTTAGTTTTAGTAGGAGCTATTTGGATATTATCAATTGTTGTTCTAAGTATAAGTTTCACAGCAGTATTTAATGAAAGAAAAAAAGAAATGGCTGTTTTAAGAGTATTAGGTGCTTCTAAAAAAATGTTAAGAGAAATTATTTTAAAAGAAGCAGTAATATTATCATTGTGGGGAGCTGGAATTGGAAGTTTCTTAGGGGTAATTTTATCTATTATACAATTACCATTGTTAGCTTCAAAGTTTTCAATGCCATTTTTATCTCCAAGTTTATTCCAATATATAGGAATATTTATTTTAAGTTTTGTTTTAGGTGTATTTATAGGTCCTCTTTCAACAGTTAGAGTTGTAAAAAAACTAACTGATAAAGATAGTTATTTGAGTTTAAGAGAAGAAATGTAG
- a CDS encoding DUF4418 family protein, whose translation MKKNILEKLALILSVILFLVPKYIAPVCGPKEDGSHMACYFSGNMVMKLAGAIFIITLLMIILSKVKIVKMLGSVAVIVISAYVYLIPHGMSGLHNEMGKPFGVCKMDTMFCHVHHTFEIATGIAVVIGILMVFSLISTFLKKED comes from the coding sequence ATGAAAAAAAACATATTAGAAAAATTAGCTTTGATACTATCAGTAATATTATTTTTAGTTCCTAAATATATAGCTCCTGTTTGTGGGCCAAAGGAAGATGGATCTCACATGGCTTGTTATTTTAGTGGAAATATGGTAATGAAATTAGCAGGGGCAATATTTATTATAACTTTATTAATGATTATACTTTCAAAAGTAAAAATAGTAAAAATGTTGGGAAGTGTAGCTGTTATAGTTATATCTGCGTACGTGTACTTGATACCTCATGGAATGTCAGGGCTTCATAACGAAATGGGAAAACCATTTGGAGTTTGTAAAATGGATACAATGTTTTGTCATGTACATCATACTTTTGAAATAGCAACTGGTATAGCAGTTGTAATAGGAATTTTAATGGTATTTAGTTTAATCTCAACTTTTTTAAAGAAGGAAGATTAG